The Deltaproteobacteria bacterium genome has a segment encoding these proteins:
- a CDS encoding flippase — MISWIRSFFSKRRVASNFLWSLLGEGTSKSVIFITNVHLARVLGVSNFGVFSVAQIITLYLWVLADVGIGLYGIREIARRRDGAEAIANPLITLRIVSGLAFFLIYSAVIFMIEMPFDARLVYMCSGLYLLTNSFYPDWVLKGLEKFKFIALGSFVTSGVFLVSIFLFVNSTDDTARAALLSSLSFLFGSMILILSLKRITGISFRPSFNFRMWYHHVRESIFFTISGFFYLLYIFLPVLILQFLLSSFEVGLFSAPYRIVLAACTAGYLIPTAFYPVLSEHFISDKNAFFTTQRRLRSLMLAIGAPIGAAGTIWGSALVMFLFGSQYEESVGIFTVLIWLVPLIFLRYSYCNVFSAAGLQRLHNLITMLGVLFISALGPAFVISRGVVGAAEAMIISEALTITVMAYAFHKRLKKLIMPGYAAC, encoded by the coding sequence ATGATTTCCTGGATCAGGTCTTTTTTCTCGAAAAGGAGGGTAGCTTCGAATTTCCTCTGGTCCCTTCTGGGCGAAGGGACCTCGAAAAGCGTTATTTTCATAACGAACGTCCACCTGGCAAGGGTGCTTGGAGTCTCCAATTTCGGCGTCTTCTCGGTTGCCCAGATAATCACCCTTTATCTCTGGGTATTGGCCGATGTCGGCATCGGATTATACGGGATAAGGGAGATCGCCAGGCGCAGGGACGGCGCAGAAGCGATCGCAAACCCGCTTATAACGCTCAGGATAGTCTCCGGGCTGGCCTTCTTCCTGATCTATTCCGCAGTTATTTTCATGATAGAGATGCCGTTTGATGCCAGGCTTGTCTATATGTGCTCCGGCCTGTATCTTCTGACAAACTCGTTTTATCCCGACTGGGTGCTCAAGGGGCTCGAAAAATTCAAGTTCATAGCATTAGGCAGTTTTGTCACTTCCGGTGTTTTTCTGGTCTCCATTTTCCTCTTCGTGAACAGTACCGATGACACCGCCCGGGCCGCGCTGCTATCGTCCCTCTCATTCCTTTTCGGGTCCATGATACTCATTTTGTCGCTCAAACGCATAACAGGCATAAGCTTCAGGCCCTCATTCAATTTCCGCATGTGGTATCATCACGTCAGAGAATCCATTTTTTTCACGATTTCAGGCTTTTTTTATCTCCTGTATATCTTTCTGCCCGTGCTCATACTTCAGTTCCTCCTCAGCTCTTTCGAGGTCGGCCTTTTCTCGGCGCCTTACAGGATAGTCCTTGCCGCGTGCACAGCAGGGTATCTCATTCCGACCGCCTTCTATCCGGTCCTTTCGGAGCATTTCATAAGTGACAAAAACGCCTTCTTCACCACCCAGAGAAGGTTAAGGTCTTTAATGCTGGCGATCGGGGCGCCGATAGGGGCCGCCGGCACTATCTGGGGCTCCGCACTCGTTATGTTCCTTTTCGGCAGCCAGTATGAAGAGAGCGTCGGCATCTTCACGGTCCTCATCTGGCTGGTACCGCTGATCTTTTTAAGATACAGCTATTGCAATGTCTTTTCAGCCGCCGGGCTCCAGAGGCTCCATAACCTCATCACCATGCTCGGGGTCCTCTTTATCTCCGCCCTGGGACCCGCATTTGTCATTTCGCGTGGCGTAGTCGGGGCGGCCGAGGCGATGATAATCTCGGAGGCCTTGACCATCACGGTAATGGCCTATGCGTTCCATAAGAGGCTTAAAAAGCTCATTATGCCTGGATACGCAGCCTGCTAA
- the xerD gene encoding site-specific tyrosine recombinase XerD, with the protein MRDLGRDPVQAFLDHIVVEKGLSENTRLSYKKDLSNFLEYMSGKDLLEATPEDISGFLRHLRERGLSARSYARALVTLRGFYKFLAGKGAVGESPCSKVDMPKLGKKLPEFLSVMEVEKLLSAPSPDTALGLRDKAMFETLYATGLRVSELTNLRSNNISLQGGYLTAFGKGSRERMVPLGDAAMHWLKRYIDEARPSFLGKRKTGVLFLTSRAAAMTRQNFWTMMKKYAILSGISRARCKPHIIRHSFATHLLERGADLRIVQAMLGHADISTTQIYTHITNERLKNLHKGKHPRG; encoded by the coding sequence ATGAGGGACCTGGGGAGGGACCCTGTACAGGCCTTCCTCGACCACATCGTGGTGGAAAAAGGCCTCTCTGAAAATACCCGCCTCAGCTATAAAAAAGACCTCTCGAATTTCCTCGAATACATGTCAGGAAAGGATCTCCTTGAGGCTACCCCGGAGGACATATCCGGATTCCTCAGGCACTTGAGAGAACGGGGCCTTTCAGCCAGATCGTACGCCCGGGCCCTCGTAACCCTGAGGGGATTTTATAAGTTCCTTGCCGGAAAAGGGGCCGTGGGTGAATCCCCATGCTCCAAGGTGGACATGCCCAAGCTCGGGAAAAAGCTTCCTGAGTTCCTCTCTGTCATGGAAGTGGAAAAGCTCCTTTCAGCCCCATCGCCCGATACCGCCCTGGGTCTACGCGATAAGGCCATGTTTGAGACCCTGTACGCCACCGGCCTCCGTGTATCTGAGCTTACGAACCTCCGGAGCAACAATATAAGCCTCCAGGGAGGCTATCTCACGGCCTTCGGCAAGGGGTCAAGGGAGAGGATGGTCCCGCTCGGGGACGCGGCAATGCATTGGCTCAAGAGGTATATCGACGAAGCCCGGCCCTCGTTCCTCGGCAAGAGGAAGACAGGGGTGCTCTTTCTTACATCAAGGGCCGCCGCCATGACCCGCCAGAACTTCTGGACGATGATGAAGAAGTACGCCATTCTGTCCGGGATCAGCCGGGCCAGGTGCAAGCCCCACATAATACGCCACTCGTTCGCCACACACCTCCTTGAAAGGGGTGCCGACCTGAGGATAGTCCAGGCCATGCTGGGGCACGCCGACATATCCACCACCCAGATATACACCCACATAACTAACGAACGCCTTAAGAACCTGCACAAGGGAAAGCATCCGAGAGGATAG
- a CDS encoding DUF882 domain-containing protein has product MNRWHVLLGLAALYAGGWGVKAVTLNLRYFKPSEFGASLPLLNPALLEKLDEFRHRLGSRVIISPAPGSLIRPAGDNESQHVYGRAADVMIPDTTLVQAYSVAREVGFTGIGVYPHWKPYKGLHLDVRPDRQPGSPAQWAGLKGPDGKQFYTSVERGLA; this is encoded by the coding sequence GTGAACCGCTGGCATGTCCTTTTGGGCCTTGCGGCCCTGTATGCCGGGGGATGGGGGGTTAAAGCTGTGACGCTCAATCTGAGGTACTTTAAGCCGTCCGAGTTTGGGGCCTCCTTGCCGTTGCTCAATCCGGCTCTCCTTGAAAAGCTCGACGAATTCAGGCACAGGCTCGGAAGCCGGGTCATAATCTCGCCGGCGCCGGGGTCTTTGATTCGTCCGGCAGGGGATAACGAAAGCCAGCACGTCTACGGGCGGGCGGCAGACGTGATGATTCCCGATACAACGCTTGTCCAGGCGTACAGCGTTGCCAGAGAGGTCGGTTTCACCGGGATAGGGGTTTACCCTCACTGGAAGCCCTACAAGGGCCTTCACCTCGACGTAAGACCGGACAGGCAGCCCGGAAGCCCCGCACAATGGGCGGGGCTCAAGGGGCCTGACGGCAAGCAGTTCTATACCTCGGTTGAAAGGGGGCTCGCGTGA
- a CDS encoding ATP-binding protein yields MKASEKKREIILILGMQGAGKTTLLKELLRKSPIKRRIIVDTLGEHSSGVIASTPLDLINAASKPEFTIRVRFKRAQEGFEWACKVANAAKRCLLIVDEIDMYSNAWEAPEAMEWLVRYGRHAAVGMICIARRPPDLWKTLRANANKIYVLRCSEKDDLKYLSNLIGKEAAEKLKTFKDLEYFCWDAKGGLVRGRTSFR; encoded by the coding sequence TTGAAAGCGTCGGAAAAGAAGCGTGAAATAATCCTCATTCTCGGTATGCAGGGCGCGGGGAAGACAACGCTCCTGAAAGAACTTCTCCGGAAGAGCCCTATCAAGCGGCGCATTATCGTGGATACGTTGGGTGAGCATTCAAGCGGCGTCATTGCCTCGACGCCGCTTGACCTCATCAACGCCGCGAGCAAGCCGGAGTTTACTATCCGGGTGCGCTTTAAACGCGCTCAAGAGGGATTCGAGTGGGCCTGTAAGGTCGCTAACGCCGCGAAACGTTGCCTGCTCATCGTGGACGAAATAGATATGTACTCGAATGCGTGGGAGGCACCTGAGGCAATGGAATGGCTGGTACGTTATGGCCGCCATGCCGCAGTCGGGATGATTTGCATTGCGCGGCGGCCTCCTGACCTCTGGAAGACGCTCCGGGCCAACGCAAACAAGATTTACGTCTTACGTTGCTCGGAGAAAGACGACCTGAAATATTTATCGAACCTTATCGGCAAGGAAGCGGCAGAGAAGTTGAAGACGTTCAAAGACCTCGAATACTTCTGTTGGGACGCTAAGGGGGGATTGGTTCGTGGCAGAACTTCTTTTCGATAA
- a CDS encoding heavy metal translocating P-type ATPase: MSRVKSGEGPASVAGARIINIPVTGMNCASCAAKIEKGLKGLDGVVSASVNFASAKVSISYDPASLRPGDIMRAIKDLGYGTGAASVSIPIQGMSCASCVKKVTGVLEGVDGVVSADVNFASGRAQVSYLPDATSVDALVRAVKTAGYGAEAPVKEEDLLERDSRLKKAEMMGLIARLLLAAAVSVPLMLGSMREMLPWVPSFLGNHFVQFFLAAPVQFFSGGRFYKGAWAALKRGYADMNTLIAVGTSAAFFFSAAVTLFPGFFASRGLAGGVYFETASVIIALILLGRTLELRARGQTGAAIRKLIGLGAKTARVARGGIEAAVPVEEVLPGDIVVVKPGEKVPVDGIVLDGYSSIDESMISGESMPVDKKPGDQVIGATMNTTGSFRFRATRVGKDTALSRIIRLVEEAQAAKPPIARMADVIAGYFVPAVIAVAVITFIVWAAFGPEPALTLALMNFIAVLIIACPCALGLATPTSIMVGTGKGAENGILIRGGESLETAHKLDTIVLDKTGTITSGKPSVKEIAALPDTGEREVLFYAASVERKSEHPLGEAVVRKAEEMGISTAEPERFEAVPGRGISAAVNGMAVLLGNERLMAERGIDIERAREVAERLALQGMTPVYVALDGNAAGIIAIADTLKEGSREAVQALKRMGLDVMILTGDNRRAAASIAGELGVEKVLSEVLPEDKAREIKRLQDEGRVVAMVGDGINDAPALAQADVGIAIGTGADVALEASDITIIGGDLKAIAASIGLSRATIRNIRQNLFWAFVYNVLLIPVAAGALYPSFGILLDPMFAAAAMGLSSVSVVSNSLRLKRFKPAL, from the coding sequence ATGTCCAGAGTAAAATCAGGCGAGGGGCCGGCTTCCGTAGCGGGTGCCAGAATCATAAATATACCCGTTACGGGCATGAACTGCGCTTCCTGCGCCGCCAAAATAGAGAAGGGGCTTAAGGGACTGGACGGAGTCGTATCCGCTTCCGTGAACTTCGCTTCCGCAAAGGTGAGCATCTCCTACGACCCCGCCAGCTTACGTCCGGGCGACATAATGCGCGCGATAAAAGATCTCGGGTACGGCACCGGGGCCGCAAGCGTTTCGATCCCGATACAAGGGATGAGCTGCGCCTCCTGCGTAAAGAAGGTCACTGGCGTGCTTGAAGGCGTCGACGGCGTTGTAAGCGCGGATGTGAACTTCGCGTCAGGCAGGGCCCAGGTGAGCTATCTGCCGGATGCGACCTCTGTCGACGCCCTGGTCAGGGCCGTAAAGACCGCGGGGTACGGGGCGGAAGCCCCGGTAAAGGAAGAGGACCTCCTTGAGCGTGACTCCAGGCTCAAGAAAGCCGAGATGATGGGCCTCATTGCAAGATTACTTCTGGCGGCGGCGGTTTCCGTGCCACTTATGCTCGGCTCCATGAGGGAAATGCTTCCCTGGGTCCCGTCCTTTCTTGGAAATCATTTCGTGCAGTTCTTTCTCGCCGCGCCGGTACAGTTCTTTAGCGGCGGAAGGTTCTACAAGGGCGCGTGGGCCGCTTTGAAACGAGGCTACGCGGACATGAACACGCTCATAGCGGTCGGCACCTCTGCCGCTTTCTTCTTTAGCGCCGCCGTGACGCTTTTTCCGGGCTTTTTCGCATCACGAGGCCTTGCCGGGGGCGTCTATTTCGAGACTGCATCCGTCATAATAGCCCTGATACTGCTTGGCCGGACGCTCGAGCTCCGCGCGCGCGGGCAGACCGGGGCGGCAATAAGGAAGCTCATCGGCCTCGGCGCCAAGACCGCACGCGTCGCAAGGGGCGGTATAGAGGCCGCCGTCCCGGTGGAGGAAGTTCTCCCGGGCGATATCGTGGTTGTAAAGCCAGGCGAAAAGGTCCCAGTTGACGGGATAGTGCTCGACGGGTACTCGTCCATAGACGAGTCGATGATAAGCGGCGAGAGCATGCCTGTCGACAAGAAACCGGGCGACCAGGTCATAGGCGCAACCATGAACACTACGGGCTCGTTCAGGTTCAGGGCAACCAGGGTAGGAAAGGACACAGCCCTTTCGAGGATAATAAGGCTTGTCGAGGAGGCGCAGGCGGCCAAGCCGCCCATAGCGCGGATGGCCGACGTTATCGCTGGCTATTTCGTTCCCGCGGTCATAGCCGTCGCGGTAATCACGTTTATCGTCTGGGCCGCCTTCGGCCCCGAGCCTGCACTTACGTTGGCCCTCATGAACTTCATAGCCGTCCTCATAATAGCCTGCCCGTGCGCGCTGGGACTCGCGACACCGACTTCGATAATGGTCGGCACCGGAAAAGGCGCTGAGAACGGGATCCTCATAAGGGGCGGCGAATCGCTCGAGACGGCCCACAAGCTCGACACAATCGTCCTCGACAAGACAGGTACGATTACTAGCGGCAAGCCGTCGGTAAAGGAAATAGCCGCGCTCCCGGATACGGGTGAAAGAGAGGTCCTTTTCTATGCGGCCTCTGTCGAGAGAAAATCCGAACACCCGCTCGGAGAGGCGGTAGTCAGGAAGGCCGAAGAGATGGGGATAAGCACTGCTGAACCTGAAAGGTTTGAAGCGGTCCCTGGCCGGGGAATAAGCGCCGCCGTAAACGGGATGGCGGTGCTCCTGGGTAACGAGAGGCTCATGGCAGAGCGCGGCATCGATATCGAGAGGGCGAGGGAAGTTGCCGAAAGGCTCGCGCTCCAGGGAATGACCCCAGTTTATGTAGCTCTTGACGGCAACGCCGCCGGCATAATCGCGATAGCCGATACCCTTAAGGAAGGCTCAAGGGAAGCCGTCCAGGCGCTTAAGAGGATGGGCCTCGATGTCATGATCCTTACCGGGGACAACAGGAGGGCGGCGGCTAGCATAGCAGGGGAGCTAGGCGTTGAGAAGGTGCTGTCCGAGGTACTTCCCGAGGACAAGGCCAGGGAGATAAAGAGGCTTCAGGACGAGGGCAGGGTGGTTGCCATGGTCGGGGACGGGATAAACGACGCTCCTGCCCTTGCCCAGGCCGACGTCGGGATAGCGATCGGGACAGGCGCTGACGTCGCCCTGGAGGCCTCGGATATTACCATCATCGGCGGCGACCTTAAGGCCATAGCCGCATCAATAGGGCTCAGCAGGGCCACTATAAGGAACATCAGGCAGAACCTCTTCTGGGCCTTCGTCTATAACGTTCTTCTCATACCGGTCGCGGCAGGGGCGCTTTACCCGTCATTCGGCATACTCCTTGACCCGATGTTCGCGGCGGCGGCAATGGGGCTTTCGTCCGTAAGCGTAGTAAGCAATTCGCTCCGCCTCAAAAGATTCAAGCCCGCCTTATAA
- a CDS encoding HDOD domain-containing protein: protein MGNTVKEIHSGKTGKAKRETLRSKVLEILKISTVPAVLKRIIEVTEDPKSGISDLEYIIERDQAIASRVVAVSNAVFYGFPRKINTIDQAILVLGFEMVKGLAISTTLFSFLKNNKTNSVIASLWGHSFEVAMAAGMLARRTGMVSKETAFLAGLIHDIGRPLLLQILSKEYLEVCSFDRNCIEREAEAFGADHAEVGEWFVEKCKLPEDCTIAVKYHHRPEKCLEEMNTISPLAQIIYLANLIVTEPREKYAYCSPVHAHILASLKLTGDELLGFAEKIAAKRDEIRSFYD from the coding sequence ATGGGTAATACCGTAAAAGAAATCCATTCCGGAAAGACCGGGAAGGCGAAGAGGGAAACTCTACGCTCAAAGGTGCTCGAGATCCTCAAGATATCCACTGTTCCGGCAGTGCTTAAGCGGATAATCGAGGTGACCGAGGACCCCAAATCCGGGATTTCCGACCTGGAGTACATCATCGAGCGCGACCAGGCCATCGCCTCCCGTGTCGTCGCGGTCTCGAACGCGGTCTTCTACGGCTTTCCCCGGAAGATAAACACCATCGACCAGGCCATCCTCGTCTTGGGTTTTGAGATGGTCAAGGGGCTGGCCATATCGACGACCCTCTTCAGCTTCCTCAAGAACAACAAGACCAACTCAGTCATCGCGTCCTTATGGGGCCATTCCTTCGAGGTGGCGATGGCCGCAGGCATGCTCGCCAGGCGGACCGGCATGGTAAGCAAGGAAACCGCCTTCCTTGCGGGCCTCATACATGACATAGGCAGGCCGCTCCTTCTTCAGATACTGAGCAAGGAATATCTAGAGGTGTGCTCGTTCGACAGGAACTGCATTGAAAGGGAGGCTGAGGCCTTCGGGGCCGACCACGCCGAAGTCGGCGAATGGTTCGTGGAAAAATGCAAGCTGCCTGAAGACTGCACGATTGCTGTAAAGTATCACCACAGGCCAGAGAAATGCCTTGAGGAGATGAATACCATATCCCCGCTCGCGCAGATAATATATCTCGCGAACCTTATCGTTACGGAGCCGAGGGAGAAATACGCCTATTGCTCGCCTGTGCACGCCCATATATTAGCGTCACTCAAGCTCACCGGGGACGAGCTCCTGGGCTTTGCAGAGAAGATCGCCGCCAAAAGGGACGAGATCCGGTCCTTTTACGACTAA
- a CDS encoding glycoside hydrolase family 55 protein codes for MGITPSLKDIRANDIRTKAPWADVRSFGAKDDGSDDSAALQAAMNYIYSLGGGLVRLGRNHGVLSSVVTPVGVDVIGHGRGTVISILPGAVLTGGFVFLVNSEDAAGWVTAYPNVPCNRLGNFKIKNDNHATVTGRGIFLGASAEVFDFRTENLHQALKTTSNYLDLLTLRRIFCSYARGADYQIQISNLGDGLDVSQVITIDSTGSTPEAKGIYLTGCNGGQLRNIIGGYHKVQDSAGVVCSGWHGEAEAAEHLIIENSSVIIDGGYFWAGSVPRVKLLSTSDHQHTVSMRGVNFVVNHDDMPGAYDQYDLQTHPNYLVTVENCVKVATKKGQIALADVGGMLVKDSAGNALASWNSYSHLLSKRGVIGYRETPELDHALDCGSGAIFAIAGLATNATVTWGEATATYYYRLQLIYDPVRMVGMNDLGGESILELVNAGNGALMTVGFATRKRNAILRLYRGTATGSYDKYVDIPLIAIERLYDDGTYVNGYPWQARAAGAVDTLFVDPVSMKWAGAHLEMKGLAASPSAGTWKAADTIYSSTPAAGGKIGRVCTAAGAPGTWKTFGAIDA; via the coding sequence ATGGGTATAACTCCAAGTCTGAAAGATATAAGGGCAAACGATATAAGGACAAAGGCTCCGTGGGCTGACGTGCGCTCATTCGGGGCCAAAGACGACGGCTCAGACGATTCAGCGGCCCTGCAAGCCGCAATGAACTATATCTACAGCCTCGGCGGGGGCCTTGTGCGCCTGGGACGTAATCACGGGGTCTTAAGCTCTGTAGTTACGCCTGTAGGTGTGGACGTAATAGGGCATGGCAGGGGTACTGTTATCTCGATTCTTCCCGGCGCGGTCCTTACGGGCGGGTTCGTTTTTCTGGTCAACAGCGAGGATGCGGCTGGATGGGTTACGGCCTATCCTAACGTGCCTTGCAATCGCCTGGGGAACTTCAAAATCAAAAACGATAACCATGCCACTGTAACGGGGCGGGGCATATTCCTGGGCGCGTCTGCCGAGGTCTTTGACTTTAGGACCGAGAACCTCCATCAGGCCCTTAAGACCACCTCCAATTATCTTGACCTCCTTACGCTCAGACGCATCTTTTGCTCTTACGCGAGGGGAGCGGATTACCAAATTCAAATCTCGAACCTCGGGGACGGCCTCGATGTCTCTCAGGTCATAACCATCGACTCGACAGGAAGCACTCCCGAGGCTAAGGGCATATATCTGACCGGGTGTAACGGCGGTCAGCTTCGGAACATCATAGGCGGCTATCACAAGGTCCAGGACAGCGCTGGCGTTGTATGCTCGGGCTGGCATGGCGAGGCAGAGGCTGCGGAACATCTCATCATCGAGAACAGCTCTGTAATCATCGATGGAGGGTATTTCTGGGCCGGGAGCGTGCCGAGGGTTAAGCTCCTTTCAACGTCCGACCACCAACATACAGTTTCCATGCGGGGCGTGAACTTCGTGGTCAACCACGACGATATGCCGGGAGCCTATGACCAGTACGATTTGCAGACGCACCCGAATTATCTGGTCACTGTCGAAAACTGCGTGAAGGTCGCAACCAAGAAAGGGCAAATTGCCCTTGCGGACGTGGGCGGCATGCTGGTCAAGGACAGCGCCGGGAACGCTCTGGCCTCCTGGAACAGCTATTCGCACCTCCTTAGCAAGCGCGGGGTTATCGGCTACAGGGAAACGCCGGAGCTTGACCACGCCCTCGATTGCGGGAGCGGGGCTATCTTCGCCATAGCGGGGCTGGCAACAAACGCCACTGTCACGTGGGGAGAAGCCACTGCGACGTATTATTACCGCCTCCAGCTCATCTATGACCCGGTCCGGATGGTAGGCATGAACGACCTCGGCGGAGAGTCCATCCTTGAGCTGGTGAACGCCGGGAACGGCGCTCTTATGACGGTCGGGTTTGCAACCCGGAAGCGGAACGCGATACTGAGGCTCTATCGCGGGACGGCAACCGGGAGCTATGACAAGTACGTTGACATTCCCCTGATAGCGATAGAGAGGCTTTACGACGATGGAACCTACGTCAACGGGTATCCGTGGCAAGCTCGGGCCGCTGGCGCGGTCGATACGCTCTTCGTGGACCCTGTCTCGATGAAGTGGGCCGGGGCTCATCTGGAGATGAAAGGTCTTGCGGCAAGCCCTTCTGCCGGGACATGGAAGGCCGCTGATACCATCTATTCGAGCACGCCTGCCGCTGGCGGCAAAATCGGCAGGGTTTGCACAGCGGCCGGAGCGCCGGGAACATGGAAGACGTTCGGCGCGATAGACGCTTAA
- a CDS encoding prepilin-type N-terminal cleavage/methylation domain-containing protein produces MKREDGFTLVELLIVVAIIAILAAIAIPQFSAYRERGVRASMLADAKNSATQLEALFTDESTYADANAASVGPGPATLDIVGTNSGQTITLSASKNNTITVTGAALTWSIDVANAGAGAGKSPLTLASDGTCTYADASDC; encoded by the coding sequence ATGAAGAGGGAGGACGGCTTCACGCTGGTCGAGCTCCTGATAGTCGTGGCCATCATAGCGATACTGGCGGCCATAGCCATCCCGCAGTTCTCGGCCTACAGGGAGAGGGGCGTAAGGGCCTCGATGTTGGCTGACGCGAAGAACTCGGCCACCCAGCTTGAGGCGCTGTTCACAGACGAGAGCACGTATGCAGATGCTAACGCCGCTTCCGTCGGCCCCGGCCCTGCTACGCTGGACATAGTCGGTACCAACAGCGGGCAGACCATTACGCTTTCGGCCAGCAAGAACAACACCATAACGGTTACAGGCGCCGCCCTTACATGGTCCATAGATGTTGCGAACGCCGGAGCCGGAGCAGGCAAGAGCCCGCTCACGCTCGCCAGCGATGGTACCTGCACCTACGCCGACGCGTCTGATTGTTAA
- a CDS encoding Lrp/AsnC ligand binding domain-containing protein, with translation MSVEAYVFIECEHAKSKEVLDKILQIGGVKEARIVTGPYDLIALVAASNFKVLGDVVISKIQSVEYVKRTLTNVIID, from the coding sequence ATGTCAGTCGAAGCCTACGTCTTCATAGAATGCGAGCACGCGAAATCGAAAGAGGTGCTTGACAAAATACTCCAGATAGGCGGGGTAAAGGAGGCCAGAATAGTCACCGGCCCCTATGACCTCATTGCCCTCGTGGCTGCATCCAATTTCAAGGTGCTCGGGGACGTTGTCATATCGAAGATACAATCCGTCGAGTACGTCAAGAGGACCCTTACCAACGTCATAATAGACTAA
- a CDS encoding DUF362 domain-containing protein — protein MRSRVSISHNHEIETAIRGALDVLDGLSELFVGKHVAIKPNDTWASRDDLTACVQADTVRAVIRYVKGYFPRKITVSGGAGAGETDEIFRLLGIDRVIREEGVEFFDHNRPPFKPVPLEHGPHREVMVNGHLFDYDTVVSLAAHKEHHLATVTLTMKNIALSYPAADFYGHPRAKSLHPHGMFDDIHSFIAAMCKRFPIGLGIIAGHPAMTGTGPIGGLTFESGMVIASKDCVAADSVGAQILGHDRVGHIIEAERLGVGVADLSSIDIIGVQLPEALRIFRERERKAAA, from the coding sequence ATGAGAAGCAGGGTCTCGATATCGCATAACCATGAAATAGAGACGGCCATAAGGGGCGCCCTCGACGTGCTGGACGGCCTTTCGGAGCTTTTTGTCGGGAAGCACGTGGCCATAAAGCCGAACGACACCTGGGCCTCGCGGGACGACCTGACCGCCTGCGTCCAGGCCGACACGGTCCGGGCCGTAATCAGGTACGTGAAAGGGTACTTTCCCCGGAAAATAACCGTCTCCGGCGGGGCAGGCGCGGGTGAGACGGACGAAATATTCAGGCTCCTCGGCATAGACAGGGTGATAAGGGAGGAGGGGGTTGAGTTTTTCGACCACAACAGGCCGCCCTTCAAGCCGGTCCCCCTGGAGCACGGGCCCCACAGGGAGGTGATGGTTAACGGTCACTTATTCGACTACGACACCGTCGTCTCGCTCGCGGCGCACAAGGAGCACCATCTCGCGACCGTCACGCTCACCATGAAGAATATAGCCCTTTCATACCCTGCGGCTGATTTCTACGGACACCCGAGGGCAAAAAGCCTCCACCCTCACGGCATGTTTGACGACATACACTCGTTCATAGCCGCCATGTGCAAAAGGTTCCCGATAGGCCTCGGCATAATCGCCGGGCATCCTGCGATGACCGGGACGGGGCCAATCGGCGGCCTCACTTTTGAGAGCGGGATGGTGATCGCGAGCAAGGACTGCGTCGCGGCCGATTCCGTTGGCGCGCAGATATTAGGCCACGACAGGGTCGGGCATATAATCGAGGCGGAGAGGCTCGGTGTGGGTGTAGCCGACCTGTCGAGCATAGATATTATAGGGGTTCAGCTTCCGGAGGCTTTAAGGATATTCAGGGAAAGGGAGCGGAAAGCGGCCGCTTAG